From Campylobacter sp. MG1, a single genomic window includes:
- a CDS encoding glutamate racemase: MLEDTMALNKIAVFDSGVGGLGVLKLLDKVKIADEILYYADNKNVPFGTKSKDEIIQIGQQALDYLEKQNVDLIILACNTVSSILPVLKTKTKVLPISDFAILGLSRIANNKNTLIIATKATINSSLYQNACDKFNIKADFISPIEFVPIVESMEFNKANDIMSNYFTKRDYQYILYACTHYPFLDKEIKNYFVNSITIDPALILLEQFEKIQKVPKTSIIFEASSDTRILKEFYERINNE; encoded by the coding sequence GTGCTAGAAGATACAATGGCGTTAAATAAAATTGCAGTTTTTGATAGTGGTGTAGGTGGTTTAGGAGTATTAAAACTACTTGATAAAGTTAAAATAGCTGATGAAATTTTATATTATGCTGATAATAAAAATGTTCCATTTGGAACTAAAAGTAAAGATGAGATTATACAAATTGGACAGCAGGCATTAGATTATTTAGAAAAACAAAATGTAGATTTGATTATTCTAGCATGTAATACTGTTAGTTCTATTTTGCCAGTTTTAAAGACAAAGACCAAAGTTTTACCAATAAGCGATTTTGCTATTTTAGGTCTTAGCAGGATTGCTAATAATAAAAATACATTGATAATAGCTACAAAAGCAACTATTAATTCTTCACTTTATCAAAATGCTTGTGATAAATTTAATATCAAAGCGGATTTCATAAGTCCCATAGAATTTGTTCCTATTGTTGAGAGTATGGAATTTAATAAAGCTAATGATATTATGTCTAATTATTTTACAAAAAGAGATTATCAATATATTTTATATGCTTGTACTCATTACCCATTTTTAGATAAAGAAATTAAAAATTATTTTGTTAATTCTATTACTATAGACCCAGCATTAATTTTATTAGAACAATTTGAAAAAATACAAAAAGTTCCTAAAACATCAATAATATTTGAAGCTTCAAGTGATACTAGGATATTAAAAGAATTTTATGAAAGGATTAATAATGAATGA
- a CDS encoding C40 family peptidase yields the protein MFEPESNYDETFSLEEEYEKLSKVNRSIIDKILLEAKVWKYTPYKLGGSNQNTGGDCSSFVRYVFNNAFGIILARSTAEQRLGGVAVSKKNLKAGDLVFFKTGRGRNGMHVGIYLEKKSFIHLSSKGGTRVQNLDSKYWKNRYLSARRYNGVK from the coding sequence ATGTTCGAACCTGAATCTAATTATGATGAAACATTTAGTTTAGAAGAGGAATATGAAAAATTATCTAAAGTTAATAGAAGTATTATAGATAAAATTTTATTAGAGGCTAAAGTGTGGAAATATACTCCTTATAAATTGGGTGGAAGTAATCAAAATACAGGTGGAGATTGTTCATCATTTGTAAGATATGTTTTTAATAATGCTTTTGGTATAATTTTAGCTAGAAGTACGGCAGAACAAAGATTAGGTGGTGTTGCAGTTTCAAAAAAAAATCTTAAAGCAGGTGATTTGGTTTTTTTTAAAACTGGAAGAGGTAGAAATGGTATGCATGTTGGTATTTATTTAGAAAAAAAGTCTTTCATACATTTATCATCAAAAGGTGGCACTAGAGTTCAAAATTTGGATTCAAAGTATTGGAAAAATAGATATTTAAGTGCTAGAAGATACAATGGCGTTAAATAA
- the secY gene encoding preprotein translocase subunit SecY produces MNKNLANKIFITLALLFAYRILAYVPVPGVNVDVIKEFFNSNTNNALGMFNMFSGKAAERLSIISLGIMPYITSSIIMELLAATFPNIGRMKKERDGMVKYMQIIRVATIVITLVQSVGVSIGLQSLHSRTGEAAIMIDFNTFIALSAASMLAGTMLLMWLGEQITQRGIGNGISLIIFAGIVSGIPSAISSTINLVNTGELNFLVVIGIALVIIAAIGAIIYVELGERRIPISYSRKVLMQNQNKRIMNYIPIKLNLSGVIPPIFASAILTFPATVLQSSTNEYIMKINDIFNPNGYVFHIFTFFFVIFFAYFYSSIVFNAKDISENLKKQGGFIPGIRPGEGTALYLNEIASRLTLSGSIYLAIIATLPWLLAKFMGVPFYFGGTSVLIVVQVALDTMRKIEAQMYVNKYQTLSAVGL; encoded by the coding sequence ATGAATAAAAATCTTGCCAATAAAATTTTTATAACATTGGCGCTTTTATTTGCTTACAGGATACTGGCTTACGTGCCAGTTCCTGGTGTAAATGTAGATGTAATTAAGGAATTTTTTAATTCAAATACAAATAATGCTTTAGGTATGTTTAATATGTTTAGTGGAAAAGCTGCTGAGCGTTTATCAATCATATCTTTAGGTATAATGCCTTATATTACTTCATCAATTATTATGGAATTACTTGCAGCAACATTTCCAAATATCGGTCGTATGAAAAAAGAACGCGATGGAATGGTTAAATATATGCAAATTATTCGTGTAGCAACTATTGTGATTACTTTAGTTCAAAGTGTTGGAGTTTCAATAGGGCTTCAAAGCTTACACTCAAGAACAGGTGAAGCTGCTATTATGATTGATTTTAATACATTTATAGCTTTAAGCGCTGCTAGTATGTTAGCTGGAACTATGTTGCTTATGTGGTTAGGCGAGCAAATTACTCAAAGAGGTATTGGCAATGGTATTTCATTAATTATTTTTGCTGGTATCGTTTCGGGAATTCCTAGTGCGATTTCTAGCACAATTAACCTTGTAAATACTGGTGAATTAAATTTCTTAGTAGTAATTGGTATTGCCTTAGTTATTATTGCAGCTATTGGTGCTATTATTTATGTAGAATTGGGAGAAAGAAGGATTCCAATTTCTTATAGTAGAAAAGTTTTAATGCAAAATCAAAATAAAAGAATTATGAATTATATTCCTATTAAATTAAATTTAAGTGGTGTAATTCCTCCAATTTTTGCTAGTGCAATTTTAACATTTCCTGCTACTGTTTTACAATCAAGTACAAATGAATACATTATGAAAATTAATGATATTTTCAATCCAAATGGTTATGTATTTCATATTTTTACATTCTTTTTTGTAATCTTTTTTGCATATTTTTATTCTTCAATAGTGTTTAATGCAAAAGATATTTCAGAAAACCTAAAAAAACAAGGTGGTTTTATTCCAGGTATTCGTCCAGGAGAAGGAACAGCTTTATATTTAAATGAAATTGCAAGTCGCTTGACATTAAGTGGCTCAATATATTTAGCAATTATCGCTACACTTCCTTGGCTTTTAGCTAAATTTATGGGAGTTCCATTTTATTTTGGTGGAACATCAGTTTTAATTGTTGTTCAGGTAGCACTTGATACAATGAGAAAAATTGAAGCTCAAATGTATGTGAATAAATATCAAACCTTAAGTGCAGTAGGCTTATGA
- the rplO gene encoding 50S ribosomal protein L15 yields the protein MGLENLQKAAGSTHKTKRIGRGQGSGWGKTATKGGKGQTARKGYNEKRGFEGGQQPLQRRLPKVGFTSKFEKPYVINVEKVTAIKELKEITFESLKSVHKFSSSVKKIKLIGASASSLVAKIKDENIKTSGSK from the coding sequence ATGGGACTTGAAAATTTACAAAAAGCAGCAGGCTCTACTCATAAAACAAAAAGAATAGGCCGTGGTCAAGGTTCTGGCTGGGGAAAAACTGCTACAAAAGGTGGTAAAGGTCAAACAGCTAGAAAAGGTTATAATGAAAAAAGAGGTTTTGAAGGTGGTCAGCAACCACTTCAAAGAAGATTACCTAAAGTTGGTTTTACTTCTAAGTTTGAAAAACCTTATGTAATTAATGTTGAAAAAGTTACAGCTATTAAAGAATTAAAAGAAATTACTTTTGAAAGCTTAAAAAGTGTTCATAAATTTTCTTCAAGCGTTAAGAAAATAAAATTAATTGGCGCAAGTGCTAGTTCATTAGTAGCAAAAATCAAAGACGAAAACATTAAAACTAGCGGAAGTAAATAA
- the rpsE gene encoding 30S ribosomal protein S5 has product MEKYNREEFEEVIVDIGRVTKVVKGGRRFRFTALVIVGNRNGLVGVGYGKAKEVPDAIKKAVDDAFKNIISVKLRGQTIPHDIEVKYNASRILLKPASEGTGVIAGGSSRPIIELAGIKDILTKSLGSSNPGNVVRATIKALSMLKG; this is encoded by the coding sequence ATGGAAAAATATAATAGAGAAGAATTTGAAGAAGTAATTGTTGATATCGGTAGAGTTACAAAGGTTGTTAAAGGTGGTCGTCGCTTTAGATTTACAGCACTTGTAATTGTGGGCAATAGAAATGGTCTTGTAGGTGTTGGTTATGGTAAAGCTAAAGAAGTTCCTGATGCTATTAAAAAAGCAGTAGATGATGCGTTTAAAAACATCATTTCAGTTAAACTTCGTGGCCAAACAATCCCACACGATATTGAAGTAAAATACAATGCAAGCCGTATTTTATTAAAACCTGCTAGCGAAGGTACTGGAGTTATCGCAGGTGGTTCAAGCCGTCCAATTATTGAACTTGCAGGTATTAAAGATATTCTTACAAAATCACTTGGTTCATCAAATCCAGGCAACGTTGTAAGAGCTACAATCAAAGCTTTAAGTATGTTGAAAGGATAA
- the rplR gene encoding 50S ribosomal protein L18 — translation MRANILKRKLSLRIKRKKRIRAKISGCATLPRVSIFKSNRTLYVQAIDDVKAHTIASLNGKKLGIKANIEGAKKLAAEFAKSLKAAKIEEAVFDRNGYLYHGVVAAFADALRENGIKL, via the coding sequence ATGAGAGCAAATATCTTAAAAAGAAAATTATCTCTTAGAATTAAGAGAAAAAAGAGAATTCGTGCAAAAATTAGCGGTTGTGCAACTTTACCAAGGGTATCTATTTTTAAATCAAATAGAACGCTTTATGTTCAAGCAATTGATGATGTAAAAGCTCACACAATAGCTAGCTTAAATGGTAAAAAATTAGGCATTAAAGCAAATATTGAAGGTGCTAAGAAATTAGCAGCTGAATTTGCAAAAAGCTTAAAAGCAGCAAAAATTGAAGAAGCAGTTTTTGATAGAAATGGTTATTTATACCATGGTGTTGTAGCAGCTTTTGCTGATGCTTTAAGAGAAAACGGTATCAAACTATAA
- the rplF gene encoding 50S ribosomal protein L6 encodes MSRIGKQPIEIPAGISAKVDGNVLSFTKGNVKKELDFKGNVNVEVKDNKVIFTPKGDDRSSRAYWGTYRALANNIVVGLTQGFKKVLEINGVGYKAAMKGKTLEMALGFSHPVIFDAPEGIEIAVEKNAIIITGADKQVVGQVAAKIREFRPPEPYKGKGIKYSDERIIRKAGKTSKK; translated from the coding sequence ATGTCAAGAATAGGAAAACAACCAATTGAAATTCCAGCTGGAATTTCAGCTAAAGTTGATGGTAATGTTCTTAGTTTTACTAAAGGAAATGTAAAAAAAGAACTTGATTTTAAAGGTAATGTAAATGTTGAAGTTAAAGATAATAAAGTGATCTTTACTCCAAAGGGCGATGATAGAAGCTCAAGAGCTTATTGGGGAACTTACAGGGCTTTAGCTAATAATATAGTAGTAGGTCTTACTCAAGGATTTAAAAAAGTATTAGAAATAAATGGTGTTGGGTATAAAGCTGCAATGAAAGGTAAAACTTTAGAAATGGCTTTAGGATTTTCTCACCCTGTTATTTTTGATGCTCCAGAAGGTATTGAAATAGCAGTTGAAAAAAATGCTATTATTATTACAGGTGCTGATAAGCAAGTAGTAGGTCAAGTTGCAGCTAAAATTCGTGAATTTAGACCACCTGAGCCATATAAAGGTAAAGGTATTAAGTATTCAGATGAGCGTATTATTCGCAAAGCTGGTAAAACATCTAAGAAGTAA
- the rpsH gene encoding 30S ribosomal protein S8: MINDLISDSLTRIRNAALRKLDTTKLLHSKVVESIVDIFKAKGYIEDYSVIEEDKKKFINIILKYDEKGKSVINEIKRVSKPGRRVYRGKEEIKRFKNGYGTIVVSTSKGVISNEVAYKEGIGGEVLCTIW, translated from the coding sequence ATGATTAACGATTTAATTTCAGATTCACTAACTCGTATTAGAAATGCAGCACTTCGTAAATTAGATACAACAAAATTACTACACTCAAAAGTTGTAGAATCTATTGTTGATATTTTTAAAGCGAAAGGTTATATTGAAGATTATAGCGTAATAGAAGAAGATAAGAAAAAATTTATCAATATTATTTTGAAATATGATGAAAAAGGTAAAAGCGTTATTAATGAGATAAAACGTGTTAGCAAGCCTGGTCGTAGAGTTTACCGTGGTAAAGAAGAAATCAAAAGATTTAAAAACGGTTATGGAACAATAGTTGTAAGTACAAGCAAGGGTGTTATTAGCAATGAAGTTGCTTATAAAGAAGGCATCGGTGGCGAAGTACTTTGCACTATTTGGTAA
- a CDS encoding type Z 30S ribosomal protein S14, whose protein sequence is MAKKSMIAKAARPAKFKVRAYTRCQICGRPHSVYRDFGICRVCLRKMANEGLIPGLKKASW, encoded by the coding sequence ATGGCAAAAAAATCAATGATAGCAAAAGCTGCTCGTCCAGCTAAGTTTAAAGTTAGAGCTTATACAAGATGCCAAATTTGTGGTCGTCCACACTCAGTATATAGAGATTTTGGAATTTGCCGTGTGTGCCTAAGAAAAATGGCTAATGAAGGATTAATTCCTGGTCTTAAGAAAGCTAGCTGGTAA
- the rplE gene encoding 50S ribosomal protein L5, with protein sequence MRLKEKYVNSIKPAIAKEFDIKNPMLIPAIEKIVISVGLGAEFTKDQKVLQSIVDTISLISGQKAVVTKAKKSVAGFKVRDGFPVGVMVTLRKDNMYAFLDKLISIALPRVKDFRGLSRDGFDGRGNYSFGLNEQLMFPEVVYDQILRTHGMNINVVTTANSDKEALRLLELFGVPFTKGK encoded by the coding sequence ATGAGATTAAAAGAAAAATATGTTAATAGCATTAAGCCTGCTATTGCTAAAGAATTTGATATTAAAAATCCTATGTTAATTCCTGCTATTGAAAAAATTGTAATTAGCGTTGGTTTAGGTGCTGAATTTACTAAAGATCAAAAAGTATTACAAAGCATTGTTGATACAATTAGTTTAATTTCAGGACAAAAAGCAGTTGTAACTAAAGCTAAAAAATCAGTTGCTGGTTTTAAAGTAAGAGATGGTTTCCCTGTTGGTGTAATGGTAACTTTAAGAAAAGACAATATGTATGCGTTTTTAGATAAGTTAATTTCTATTGCATTACCAAGAGTTAAAGACTTTAGAGGCCTAAGTAGAGATGGTTTTGATGGTCGTGGAAATTATAGCTTCGGTTTAAATGAACAATTAATGTTCCCTGAAGTTGTATATGACCAAATTTTAAGAACCCATGGTATGAATATAAATGTTGTAACAACAGCAAATAGCGATAAAGAGGCATTAAGATTATTAGAATTATTCGGTGTGCCTTTCACAAAAGGAAAGTAA
- the rplX gene encoding 50S ribosomal protein L24, with amino-acid sequence MAVKFKIKKGDNVKIIAGDDKGKTGVVKAVFPKKNQVIVEGCKIAKKAVKPSEQNPQGGFVNKEMPMDISNVAKVEA; translated from the coding sequence ATGGCTGTTAAATTTAAAATTAAAAAAGGTGATAATGTAAAAATTATCGCAGGTGATGATAAAGGTAAAACAGGTGTTGTAAAGGCAGTTTTTCCTAAGAAAAATCAAGTAATCGTTGAAGGTTGCAAAATTGCTAAGAAAGCAGTTAAACCAAGCGAACAAAATCCACAAGGTGGTTTTGTAAATAAGGAAATGCCTATGGATATTTCAAATGTAGCAAAGGTGGAGGCATAA
- the rplN gene encoding 50S ribosomal protein L14 — MIQSFTRLVVADNSGAKELMCIKVLGGSKRRYATVGDVIVASVKKALPNGKIKKGQVVKAVIVRTKKEVQRENGSLIRFDENAAVILDAKREPVGTRIFGPVGREVRYGGFMKIVSLAPEVL, encoded by the coding sequence ATGATTCAAAGTTTTACAAGGCTTGTAGTTGCTGATAATAGCGGTGCAAAAGAGTTAATGTGTATAAAAGTATTAGGTGGTAGCAAGAGAAGATATGCTACTGTAGGTGATGTTATAGTTGCATCTGTAAAAAAAGCTTTACCAAATGGTAAAATTAAAAAAGGTCAAGTAGTTAAAGCTGTAATCGTAAGAACTAAAAAAGAAGTTCAAAGAGAAAATGGCTCATTAATTCGTTTTGATGAAAATGCAGCAGTTATTTTAGATGCTAAAAGAGAGCCAGTTGGAACTCGTATTTTCGGGCCAGTTGGTAGAGAAGTAAGATATGGTGGCTTTATGAAAATTGTTTCACTAGCTCCGGAGGTTTTATAA
- the rpsQ gene encoding 30S ribosomal protein S17: MSFKREIQGVIVSKSGDKTVSVLVERKVVHPRYRKIVKRFKKYLVHDEKNTANVGDTVVAIECRPLSKCKSFRLKTILAAGVE; this comes from the coding sequence ATGAGTTTTAAAAGAGAAATTCAAGGCGTAATTGTTTCTAAATCAGGTGATAAAACAGTTAGTGTTTTAGTAGAACGTAAGGTTGTTCATCCAAGATATAGAAAAATAGTAAAACGCTTTAAAAAATATTTAGTTCATGATGAAAAAAATACTGCTAATGTTGGCGATACAGTTGTAGCTATTGAATGCAGACCATTGTCAAAATGCAAATCTTTTCGTCTTAAGACAATATTAGCAGCAGGAGTTGAGTAA
- the rpmC gene encoding 50S ribosomal protein L29, translated as MKYTELKDKTAEELNAMLREKKVLLFTLKQKLKTMQLTNTNELSVVRKDIAKISTAISAMK; from the coding sequence ATGAAATATACTGAGCTAAAAGATAAAACAGCAGAAGAATTAAATGCTATGTTAAGAGAGAAAAAGGTGCTTTTATTTACACTAAAACAAAAGCTTAAAACGATGCAGCTTACAAATACAAATGAGCTTAGCGTAGTAAGAAAAGATATTGCTAAAATCAGTACTGCAATATCAGCTATGAAATAA
- the rplP gene encoding 50S ribosomal protein L16, producing MLMPKRTKFRKMMKGRNRGYACRGTKLALGDYALKATEGGRVNSRQIEAARIALTRHVKRQGKSWIRVFPDKPLTKKPLETRMGKGKGGVEEWVMNIQPGRILFEMTGVSEELAREALALAMSKLPFKTKFVTRESENEIY from the coding sequence ATGTTGATGCCAAAAAGAACAAAATTTAGAAAAATGATGAAAGGCCGCAATCGTGGCTATGCTTGCCGTGGCACAAAACTTGCTCTAGGTGATTATGCTTTAAAAGCTACTGAGGGTGGTAGAGTTAATTCACGCCAAATTGAAGCAGCTCGTATTGCTCTAACTCGTCATGTTAAAAGACAAGGTAAATCATGGATAAGAGTATTCCCAGATAAACCTTTAACTAAAAAACCACTTGAAACAAGGATGGGTAAAGGTAAAGGTGGAGTTGAAGAATGGGTAATGAATATTCAACCAGGCAGAATTCTTTTTGAAATGACAGGCGTTAGTGAAGAATTAGCTAGAGAAGCTCTTGCACTTGCTATGAGTAAATTACCATTTAAAACTAAGTTCGTTACAAGAGAGAGTGAAAATGAAATATACTGA